In Papilio machaon chromosome W, ilPapMach1.1, whole genome shotgun sequence, a single genomic region encodes these proteins:
- the LOC123723118 gene encoding uncharacterized protein LOC123723118, producing MDIKENKSYEEGNVMKELTKELRVVLTRTPIPVGPQADRRVSESDSDAAASMASAASRVGSLEVLNRDDLGRFWSEGRGQKRPSEVDMAGWSDEERSEASVCIGPRTEKRAQAKAARQRAEEDLAREANIARFRRETRAKLFPEPKQRMEERGAAQLQEQVKEDLEVITKVATKSSNLKGTFVRTLKDAAASIKEAVEVLGARTVTEETRHLQADNARLRAEMASLRKELAELREEMQRGRTQGPASTATDMTAEAAPTGPSQLEEICRTVMVQVGGMLNARLASFEDRLLPEKRLRPPLAADKRNSGRSYAAALSGPAPVSAPVPAPRVQGKAPPAPPAKPGASGLPRQAPGSSTQRPAAPAQIRPSQAQARATKGGNSSTPHSEGEKRKKKKKKKKKTKSSPPQGHQQPPQPPQLIEFPWIKVGPKKRPDAKSRARKLQAPQTSAVVLTLQPGAEEKGATYAKVIAAAKEKIDVAEFGGQGVRLRKAANGGRLFEFPGASSGEKADSLAQKLREVLSSEVVRVSRPMKMASLRVTGLDDSVTSAEVVAAVAAAGVCPAEQVRAGGINAGRDGLGSIIVTCPVAAAKKIVEGGRLLVGWVSAQIQLLDARPLMCFKCHERGHTVGQCSVEVDRSALCYRCGQPGHKARECSAALCCAVCTAAGRPAGHRAGSRACVSPPKGKKKGGTGSSSQVAGQSSSSPQAVAPVAEEVPMVEG from the coding sequence GTTGACGAAGGAGTTGAGGGTTGTGCTTACGCGCACCCCGATACCGGTAGGGCCTCAGGCCGACAGGAGGGTTTCGGAGTCCGACTCGGACGCGGCGGCGAGCATGGCGTCCGCTGCTAGTCGTGTTGGGTCCCTAGAGGTATTGAACCGGGACGATCTCGGTAGGTTCTGGAGTGAgggtcgcgggcaaaagcgcCCCAGTGAAGTAGATATGGCAGGCTGGTCTGATGAGGAAAGGTCGGAGGCATCAGTTTGCATAGGGCCTCGTACAGAAAAGAGGGCCCAGGCGAAAGCAGCTAGGCAGCGGGCTGAGGAAGACCTCGCCAGGGAGGCAAATATCGCCCGCTTTCGGCGGGAGACCCGGGCTAAGCTGTTTCCGGAGCCCAAGCAGAGGATGGAAGAGAGGGGGGCAGCCCAGCTGCAGGAACAAGTTAAGGAGGACTTGGAGGTCATCACCAAGGTAGCCACCAAGTCCTCCAACCTGAAGGGTACATTCGTGCGGACCCTTAAGGACGCCGCGGCATCTATTAAGGAAGCCGTGGAAGTCCTCGGGGCCCGCACAGTCACGGAAGAGACGCGGCACTTGCAGGCGGACAACGCCCGCCTAAGAGCCGAGATGGCCAGCCTCCGCAAGGAGCTGGCAGAGCTACGGGAGGAAATGCAGAGAGGGCGGACACAAGGTCCCGCCTCCACAGCCACGGACATGACCGCGGAGGCCGCCCCTACAGGGCCCTCCCAACTAGAGGAGATCTGTCGGACGGTGATGGTCCAGGTGGGCGGGATGTTAAATGCCCGCCTGGCCTCGTTTGAAGACAGGCTCCTCCCGGAGAAAAGATTGCGGCCGCCGCTGGCAGCCGACAAGAGAAACAGCGGACGCTCTTACGCGGCGGCGCTCTCGGGGCCAGCACCGGTATCAGCACCGGTGCCAGCTCCACGAGTACAGGGCAAGGCGCCCCCAGCGCCGCCAGCCAAACCTGGCGCTAGCGGGCTCCCGCGGCAGGCGCCCGGTTCGTCCACGCAGCGCCCTGCGGCGCCCGCACAAATTCGTCCGTCCCAAGCCCAAGCGCGGGCTACCAAAGGAGGCAATTCTTCTACCCCGCATTCGGAGGGGGAGaagagaaaaaagaaaaagaagaagaagaagaagacaaAAAGTAGTCCTCCACAGGGGCATCAGCAACCGCCGCAGCCGCCGCAGCTTATTGAGTTCCCGTGGATTAAGGTGGGGCCTAAAAAGCGGCCCGACGCAAAGAGTCGCGCCCGTAAGCTCCAAGCACCCCAGACGTCAGCAGTCGTCCTGACGTTGCAACCGGGGGCGGAAGAGAAGGGCGCGACCTATGCGAAGGTGATTGCCGcggcaaaagaaaaaattgacGTGGCGGAATTCGGTGGCCAGGGGGTCCGACTTCGAAAGGCAGCCAATGGAGGCCGCCTTTTCGAATTCCCAGGGGCCTCCAGTGGCGAAAAGGCGGACTCCCTGGCTCAAAAGCTGCGGGAGGTCTTAAGTAGCGAAGTCGTCCGGGTCTCCAGGCCCATGAAAATGGCTAGCCTACGGGTTACGGGTCTGGACGACTCTGTTACCAGTGCCGAGGTGGTCGCCGCTGTTGCGGCGGCAGGAGTATGTCCAGCGGAACAAGTGCGGGCTGGAGGAATAAACGCCGGCCGCGACGGACTTGGGTCAATCATTGTTACCTGTCCCGTCGCAGCtgcgaaaaaaattgtagaggGCGGAAGGCTGCTCGTGGGCTGGGTGTCCGCGCAGATTCAGCTTCTGGACGCCCGGCCCCTTATGTGCTTTAAGTGTCACGAACGTGGGCACACGGTGGGCCAATGCAGCGTAGAGGTTGATCGCAGCGCTTTGTGTTACCGTTGCGGTCAACCGGGCCACAAGGCCCGCGAGTGCTCCGCGGCACTGTGCTGCGCGGTTTGCACTGCCGCTGGCAGGCCGGCAGGCCACCGCGCGGGCAGCAGAGCCTGCGTCTCCCCACCCAAGGGGAAAAAGAAGGGAGGAACAGGCAGTTCGAGCCAGGTGGCCGGACAGTCTTCTTCCTCGCCCCAGGCGGTAGCGCCAGTGGCTGAGGAGGTTCCAATGGTCGAGGGTTAA
- the LOC123723119 gene encoding uncharacterized protein LOC123723119: protein MASQQNEIPQEGTSGTAGGESLPVATAAGCPAYSGGGKDCFSYTTTQARIMETIARDLDSEVTRRPSLDGVKMKEARVRLERLPIAAPSDASDGKTRSDRMECDGGAASDSDCSITVAAERGPISDAMAAMLGAKRPRLSEGSTDDERTASPVTARWRQQEKRAAAKARAKQKEEDLEKEAELARFRRETRSALFPRPDDRTGERCAAQLQEQVQEDLAIIERVASKSSNLKGNFVRALKDAAVSIKEAVEVLGARTLSEETCQLQADNARLRAEMDALHKELAAIKEDLRKRGSAVSSHPDATVKAVPASRSPQTPNETSSVEEICRAVMVQVGGMMNARLASLEDRLLPERNLRPPLAADKKRDGSTYAAKLAGQPTVPAKGRDQGAARQAAQKVPAQPGTSGTQRKAPAAPSQRPPGPAQSRPETQGTSAPSPATAEKGKSKRRRKRRKNKKKNSPPGQQQSQPVVGEWIKVGPKRRQKEKAGAAKLHAPRSSAVVITLQPGASERGATYASVLASAKERINPAEFGAQGVRLRKAANGGRIFEFPGASSGEKADSLAQRLREVLDGEVVRVSRPTKSVALRVSGLDDSTTDAEVVAAIAAVGGCPAEQLRAGVMSTGRDGLGSVVVQCPVAAAKKIVTAGRLLVGWVSAQARVLDARPMRCFRCLAPGHLSGQCQGVDRSGLCFRCGQPGHKARGCTAAPHCVVCAAAGVPAEHRVGNKACVSPPKGKRSKKGGGDGQNSTVGQPTASPLQAAPPQAEEVAMVVE from the coding sequence ATGGCAAGCCAACAAAACGAAataccccaggagggtacctCCGGCACTGCCGGAGGAGAATCCCTCCCCGTGGCCACGGCCGCGGGCTGCCCcgcgtattctggggggggcaaGGACTGCTTTTCCTATACGACGACTCAGGCTAGAATAATGGAAACGATTGCACGCGATCTGGATTCGGAGGTGACGAGGCGCCCGTCGCTGGACGGCGTCAAAATGAAAGAGGCGAGAGTGCGGCTGGAACGCTTGCCGATCGCGGCACCCAGCGATGCATCGGATGGAAAGACGAGAAGTGACAGGATGGAGTGCGATGGTGGAGCAGCGTCCGATTCGGACTGCAGCATCACCGTCGCTGCCGAAAGAGGGCCGATTTCGGATGCCATGGCAGCGATGCTCGGCGCCAAACGGCCCCGCCTCAGTGAGGGGTCCACGGACGATGAACGGACGGCGTCCCCAGTGACGGCAAGGTGGCGCCAACAAGAGAAGAGGGCAGCGGCCAAGGCTCGCGCCAAACAAAAGGAGGAAGACCTGGAGAAAGAAGCTGAGCTCGCTCGCTTCCGGCGCGAGACGCGGTCCGCGTTGTTTCCCCGACCTGACGATAGGACGGGAGAGAGGTGTGCCGCTCAGCTCCAAGAGCAGGTGCAGGAGGACTTGGCCATTATTGAGAGGGTCGCGTCCAAGTCCTCCAATTTGAAGGGCAACTTTGTGCGAGCCCTGAAGGACGCTGCGGTATCAATTAAGGAAGCCGTGGAAGTCCTCGGGGCCCGCACACTATCGGAGGAGACGTGCCAGCTCCAGGCGGACAACGCCCGCCTGCGGGCCGAGATGGATGCACTCCATAAGGAGCTAGCAGCCATAAAGGAGGATCTGCGGAAACGGGGTTCCGCAGTCTCCTCCCACCCGGATGCGACAGTGAAGGCCGTCCCCGCATCACGGTCCCCACAAACACCGAACGAGACGTCCTCTGTGGAGGAGATCTGTCGCGCAGTAATGGTCCAGGTCGGAGGCATGATGAACGCCCGCCTGGCCTCGCTTGAGGACAGACTCCTCCCGGAGAGGAACCTGCGGCCGCCTCTCGCGGCCGATAAGAAGAGAGACGGGAGCACGTACGCTGCCAAGCTTGCGGGGCAGCCGACGGTGCCCGCCAAAGGAAGAGACCAGGGAGCGGCCAGGCAGGCGGCGCAGAAAGTGCCAGCCCAGCCAGGCACCAGCGGCACCCAACGAAAGGCTCCCGCTGCGCCATCGCAGCGCCCGCCGGGCCCCGCCCAGAGCCGGCCCGAGACACAGGGCACGAGCGCCCCCTCACCCGCTACTGCGGAAAAGGGGAAGAGCAAGAGAAGGAGAAAGAGGAGAAAGAATAAGAAAAAGAACTCACCACCCGGGCAACAGCAGTCGCAGCCCGTGGTTGGTGAGTGGATAAAGGTGGGGCCCAAAAGGCGACAAAAGGAGAAGGCTGGTGCCGCCAAACTCCACGCGCCCCGGTCGTCTGCGGTGGTCATTACGCTGCAGCCGGGTGCATCAGAGAGAGGTGCCACTTATGCAAGCGTCCTCGCCTCGGCAAAGGAGAGGATTAACCCGGCCGAGTTTGGAGCCCAGGGCGTTCGCCTTCGGAAGGCTGCCAACGGGGGTCGTATTTTTGAGTTCCCAGGCGCCTCCAGTGGCGAGAAGGCGGACTCCCTGGCCCAAAGGCTGCGGGAGGTCCTAGATGGTGAAGTAGTCCGCGTCTCCCGGCCTACTAAGTCGGTGGCGCTGCGGGTGTCAGGCTTAGACGACTCTACCACCGATGCCGAGGTGGTCGCCGCGATTGCTGCAGTGGGAGGGTGCCCCGCCGAGCAGCTGCGGGCCGGCGTGATGTCCACCGGCCGCGACGGACTGGGATCAGTGGTTGTCCAGTGTCCCGTCGCGGCTGCGAAAAAGATCGTGACCGCTGGTCGTCTTCTGGTGGGCTGGGTGTCCGCCCAGGCTAGAGTGCTGGATGCCCGGCCAATGAGATGTTTCAGGTGCCTGGCTCCCGGGCACCTATCCGGCCAGTGCCAGGGGGTGGACCGCTCCGGACTCTGTTTCCGGTGCGGTCAACCAGGGCACAAGGCCCGCGGATGCACCGCTGCGCCTCACTGCGTGGTCTGCGCTGCGGCCGGCGTGCCGGCGGAGCACCGAGTCGGCAACAAAGCCTGCGTCTCCCCACCCAAGGGGAAGAGAAGTAAGAAGGGAGGTGGGGACGGTCAGAACTCGACGGTCGGACAGCCCACTGCCTCACCCCTACAGGCGGCGCCGCCGCAGGCCGAGGAGGTTGCTATGGTCGTTGAATAA
- the LOC123723120 gene encoding uncharacterized protein LOC123723120 — MASLQNILPQEGTSGTAGGESLPVASAAGCPAYSGGGKDCFSNTTTQARIMATIARDLDSEVTRRPSVDGVELKEARVRLERIPIAAPSDTSNAKTRSDRMECDGGAASDSDCSVTVAAERGPILDAMAAMLGAKRPRLSEGSTDDERTASPGMARWRQQEKRAAAKARAKQKEEDLEKEAELARFRRETRSALFPRPAERTGERCAAQLQEQVQEDLAIIEKVASKSSNLKGNFVRALKDAAVSIKEAVEVLGARTLSEETCQLQADNARLRAEMDALHKELAAIKEDLRKRGSAVSSHPDTTVKAVPASRPPQTPNETSSVEEICRAVMVQVGGMMNARLASLEDRLLPERNLRPPLAADKKRDGSSYAAKLAGQPTVPAKGKDQGAARQTAQKVPAQPGTSGTQRKAPAAPSQRPPGPAQSRPETQGTSAPSPATAEKGKSKRRRKRRKNMKKNSPPGQQQSQPAVGEWIKVGPKRRQKEKAGAAKLHAPRSSAVVITLQPGASERGATYASVIASAKERINPAEFGAQGVRLRKAANGGRIFEFPGASSGEKADSLAQRLREVLDGEVVRVSRPTKSVALRVSGLDDSTTDAEVVAAIAAAGGCPAEQLRAGVMSTGRDGLGSVVVQCPVAAAKKIATAGRLLVGWVSAQARVLDARPIRCFRCLAPGHLSGQCQGVDRSGLCFRCGQPGHKARGCTAAPHCVVCAAAGMPAEHRVGNKACVSPPKGKRNKKGGGDGQNPTVGQPTASSLQAAPPQAEEVAMVVE, encoded by the coding sequence ATGGCAAGCCTACAAAACATActaccccaggagggtacctCCGGCACTGCCGGGGGAGAATCCCTCCCCGTGGCCTCGGCTGCGGGCTGCCCcgcgtattctggggggggcaaGGACTGCTTTTCCAATACGACGACTCAGGCAAGAATAATGGCAACGATTGCACGCGATCTGGATTCGGAGGTGACGAGACGCCCATCAGTGGATGGCGTCGAACTAAAAGAGGCGAGAGTGCGGCTGGAGCGCATTCCGATCGCGGCACCCAGCGATACGTCGAATGCAAAGACAAGAAGTGACAGGATGGAGTGCGATGGTGGAGCAGCGTCCGATTCGGACTGCAGCGTCACCGTCGCTGCCGAAAGGGGGCCGATTTTGGACGCCATGGCTGCAATGCTCGGCGCGAAACGACCCCGCCTCAGTGAGGGGTCCACGGACGATGAACGGACGGCGTCCCCAGGGATGGCAAGGTGGCGCCAACAAGAGAAGAGGGCCGCGGCCAAGGCTCGCGCCAAACAAAAGGAAGAAGACTTGGAAAAAGAAGCTGAGCTCGCTCGCTTCCGGCGCGAGACGCGGTCTGCGTTGTTTCCCCGACCTGCCGAGAGGACGGGAGAGAGGTGTGCCGCTCAGCTCCAAGAGCAGGTGCAGGAGGACTTGGCTATTATCGAGAAGGTGGCGTCCAAGTCCTCTAACTTGAAGGGCAACTTTGTGCGAGCCCTGAAGGACGCTGCGGTTTCAATTAAGGAAGCCGTGGAAGTCCTAGGGGCCCGCACACTATCGGAGGAGACATGCCAGCTCCAGGCGGATAATGCCCGACTGCGGGCCGAGATGGATGCACTCCATAAGGAACTAGCAGCCATAAAGGAGGATCTGCGGAAACGGGGTTCCGCAGTCTCCTCCCACCCGGATACGACAGTGAAGGCCGTCCCCGCATCACGGCCCCCACAAACACCTAACGAGACGTCCTCCGTGGAGGAGATCTGTCGCGCAGTAATGGTCCAGGTCGGAGGCATGATGAACGCCCGCCTGGCCTCGCTTGAGGACAGACTCCTCCCGGAGAGGAACCTGCGGCCGCCTCTCGCGGCCGATAAGAAGAGGGACGGGAGCTCGTACGCTGCCAAGCTTGCGGGGCAGCCGACGGTGCCCGCTAAAGGAAAAGACCAGGGTGCGGCCAGGCAGACGGCGCAGAAAGTGCCAGCCCAGCCAGGCACCAGCGGCACCCAACGGAAGGCTCCCGCTGCGCCATCGCAGCGCCCGCCGGGCCCCGCCCAGAGCCGGCCCGAGACACAGGGCACGAGCGCCCCCTCACCCGCTACTGCGGAAAAGGGGAAGAGCAAGAGAAGGAGAAAGAGGAGGAAGAACATGAAAAAGAACTCACCACCCGGGCAGCAGCAGTCGCAGCCCGCGGTTGGTGAGTGGATAAAGGTGGGGCCCAAAAGGCGTCAAAAGGAGAAGGCTGGTGCCGCCAAACTCCACGCGCCCCGGTCGTCTGCGGTGGTCATCACGCTGCAGCCGGGTGCGTCGGAGAGAGGTGCCACCTATGCAAGCGTCATCGCCTCGGCAAAGGAGAGGATTAACCCGGCCGAGTTTGGAGCCCAGGGCGTTCGCCTTCGGAAGGCTGCCAACGGGGGTCGTATTTTTGAATTCCCAGGCGCCTCCAGTGGCGAGAAGGCGGACTCCCTGGCCCAAAGGCTGCGGGAGGTCCTAGATGGTGAAGTCGTCCGCGTCTCCCGGCCTACTAAGTCGGTGGCCCTACGGGTGTCAGGCCTAGACGATTCTACCACCGATGCCGAGGTGGTCGCCGCGATCGCTGCAGCGGGAGGGTGCCCCGCCGAGCAGCTGCGGGCCGGCGTGATGTCCACCGGCCGCGACGGACTGGGATCAGTGGTTGTCCAGTGTCCCGTCGCGGCTGCGAAAAAGATCGCGACCGCTGGTCGTCTGCTGGTGGGCTGGGTGTCAGCCCAGGCTAGGGTGCTGGATGCCCGGCCAATCAGATGCTTCAGGTGCCTGGCTCCCGGGCACCTATCCGGCCAGTGCCAGGGGGTGGACCGCTCCGGACTCTGTTTCCGGTGCGGTCAACCAGGGCACAAGGCCCGCGGATGCACCGCTGCGCCTCACTGCGTGGTCTGCGCTGCGGCCGGCATGCCGGCGGAGCACCGAGTCGGCAATAAAGCCTGCGTCTCCCCACCCAAGGGGAAGAGAAATAAGAAGGGAGGTGGGGACGGTCAGAACCCGACGGTCGGACAGCCCACTGCCTCATCCCTACAGGCGGCACCGCCGCAGGCCGAGGAGGTTGCTATGGTCGTGGAATAA
- the LOC123723121 gene encoding putative nuclease HARBI1, which translates to MLSLLRSRRVPLYYYVLSELIENIDNEVRDTREITRKTLNRRRFNLLNLSDIEFKNRFRLSKSASKFLCAELRQKTSIKSTKRISLEEKVLCALSFYATGSYQRLVGEGKYLGQTTVSKYVREVTDALTTPELINYFIKFPITRSQRDLIKKKFYTKFGIPGTIGCVDGSHFHIFSPSSEIEHHFYCRKHFYSLNVQMICDSDCRILNVNAKYGGATHDAFIWENSDANKFMQELYRNNEQVWLLGDSGYPQRPRLMLPPVTDAVEGSPEAVYTTVHGKARVVIENTFGRLKNRWRCLSKDRTLHYNPERCAAIIMACCVLHNLAIDFSVPDTEVEVVEQSTNTSEVALQECDGDDLLRGRTFRNILIDKISRLHNV; encoded by the exons atgttatctttattaaGAAGTCGTCGTGTgccattatattattatgttttaagtgaattaattgaaaatattgacAATGAAGTCAGGGATACAAG GGAAATTActagaaaaactttaaacagAAGAAGATTTAATCTTCTAAATCTCAGTGACATAGAGTTTAAGAATAGGTTTCGTCTGAGTAAATCAGCTTCTAAGTTTTTGTGTGCTGAACTCCGCCAGAAAACAAGTATAAAATCTACCAAAAGAATCAGCTTAGAAGAAAAG GTTTTATGTGCATTGTCTTTTTATGCCACTGGATCATACCAACGACTGGTTGGAGAGGGGAAATATTTAGGGCAAACAACTGTCAGTAAATATGTAAGGGAAGTAACAGATGCCCTGACAACTcctgaattaattaattattttataaaattcccAATAACAAGGTCACAGAGGGACTTGATAAAAAAGAA ATTTTACACCAAATTTGGCATACCAGGAACAATTGGATGTGTTGATGGATCCCactttcatatattttctCCAAGCAGTGAAATTGAACATCATTTTTACTGTAGAAAACACTTTTACtctttaaatgtacaaatg atttGTGATAGCGACTGTCGTATCCTTAATGTGAATGCTAAGTATGGTGGAGCTACACATGATGCATTTATTTGGGAAAATAGTGATGCAAATAAATTCATGCAAGAGCTATATAGAAACAATGAACAAGTGTGGTTAttag GTGATTCTGGATATCCCCAAAGGCCTCGGTTGATGTTACCACCTGTTACCGATGCTGTTGAAGGGAGTCCTGAAGCAGTTTACACAACTGTTCATGGAAAAGCACGGGTGGTCATTGAAAATACATTTGGGCGACTTAAGAATAGGTGGCGTTGCCTAAGTAAGGATCGCACCCTCCATTACAATCCTGAGAGGTGTGCTGCTATAATCATGGCATGTTGTGTTTTACACAACCTAGCAATTGACTTTTCGGTGCCAGATACAGAAGTTGAAGTTGTTGAGCAAAGTACAAATACATCTGAGGTAGCTCTACAAGAATGTGATGGAGATGATTTACTTCGGGGTAGAACTTTTAGAAATATtcttatagataaaattagtAGACTccataatgtttaa